DNA sequence from the Malus domestica chromosome 06, GDT2T_hap1 genome:
TCCCTGCGGCTGCTGAAACTGACTGCCAGAAGGCTGCATGGTGAATGCACTCAATGAATCAAGTGCATTGAGCTTACTGGAAGATTGGGGCCCACTGGAAACTGGAAGAGTGGCTGATGGGGTAGGTATGCTTCTAGCAGAATATATAGACCCAGAAGATTCCTGTTTCGGTTGACTGGGAGTTGCAGAAAATAAATCACCTGATAATGCCGAACTGGATGCAAATCCATTGCCAGAAACAACTAATGCTTTGGAGTCGCCAGTTGTCGGCAGGGAAACTGGAGGCTGTGAGTTTGGTGTAGATGAGGGCATGGAAGGACTAACCCCTCTGGGCCCAGCAGGAGATGCACCAGCGCTTCCACCAAGCCAATTATTTGAGATGTTTGAGTTTGGAACATTGGGAGGCCCCATACCACCTCCAACACCTTGTTGGGGTGGACGAGAATTAACGCCAGTAGGCATTCCAGTCGGCATGGCTTGAGGAGGTCTTATGGACTGATTTTGCTGGGGTGGAAAATAATTCTGGTTTGTGGATGCATTAGGAACTCCTGGTCCTCTAAATCCAAAATTTTGAGATGTTGGCGGGGTTCCCATACCCATCTGTGGCCTAGATGCAGCAGCCACTGGATTTGATTGAGGTGCAGATGTGGGTGGAAGATTAATCTGTGGAGCAGGAATTTTTGCAGCAGCTGGACCGTATAATGCCGCCTTGACAATATCCGGAGTTAAATCTCTCTTACTCTGTGCAACAGTCACAAGTCTGAGTGCATTATAAAATTCTGGCCGACCAAGAAAACCAGTTTTGTTCTGATCAGCATGCATCCATATCTGCAGCTCGTAAACATACAACATTTGGTCAGCCAGAAGTACCATGCTAAATCAAATTCTGAATTCTGTAGATTAAATAAGTCCGAATATAAGCACAAGCAAGAGCAACACAGAAAACTTTCCAACAATCTTAAGCTGTTACAACACCGTGATGTATAATACTAACAATAAGATGAACAGAACACAGAGACATATGACCAACTAGGCACAATGTTCACTGAATATCAACTAGGACAAATAATAGACTCGTTCCAAAACAATGAAGTTGTAAAATTGTCCATTAGAACAAGGTGAGAGGAATGTGAAGTTGGTCTATAGCAATCCATTAACTTTGTAAATTTCCTAGTTTCTCAAATGACAGAATTCATACACTAAATATTATTTGTGGTAATTCAGATAGGTATTCAAGCTTATgaatccacaaatacacacacaAATAGATGATGATTCAAATCtttatacacatacatatatatatatatatatagagagagagagagagagagagaggaacctGAGCAAGAACTGGTTTGGGCAAATTGGAACCCTGGAAGAAAGCGACGGCTTCAGCTCCGCTGATCCTGCCATCTCCATCCAAATCTGCTCTCCTGAAGTAGGCTTCAAGCTGATCCGCATACGGACCCGCCATTTTCCTCCGATCTCACACCAGATCACCACCACACCCGCTCAACACAATCGCAATCCCCGAATCCCAAATCAAATCATACAGGACGTATaccacacatatacatatagataCACAGTGGATAGAAATTGAATCTCTCTCTCAGAAATTCCTTACAGAAAGAAACAATGGCAAGTCGAATCGAATGCGTGGGAACCAGAGGTTGGTACTTGCAGGCTGGATCGAAGAGATGACCGAGAGAGAAATGTGGATGTTAAATATTAAGAGAAAATGTAACTACAATGCTCAGCCATGCTGGGTTGACCTCTCGCCCGACCCGAGACTCCGTGGGCTCTTCTTTGTTTCTACAGCCTGTTGGGGCCGCGCTTATTGGGCCCACTGAACCTGCAGTCCAGAACCCAGAAGATAAAAACAATTTTATTAGTTGGGCCAGCAACCCCAATAGTTTATGGGCCCGAAACCGGCCTCATATTCCGATCtaatattttattctttttctttggacCCATACTCATTCTAGAGTCTGAAAGGTACCCAACTTCACTCTACTTGTACTATATTGCATATTGTGTTTGCTTGCAGGTATCCAATAAACTGGAAGCTCATTAAAATCgaatttgaagttttgaataagCGTTATTGAAACTTAGAAGTTTTTGTAAATCAATATACTCGtgaaaacttgaagattttCATGCTAAAATTAAACCAAACATGTATAATACAAGCGGAATGTTCTACCTTTTTGTCTATAGATATCTTTTTCCATAGTACTATCCACAATTTTATACTATCCACAATTTTGTTCCCTTTGTTACACCGATATGTCATACCTTACCAAACTCAAATTTACAGCTCTAGAAGTCTTTGGCAGAAACTTGCTCAATTACATGAGGAATTTGTGGCCTCCTTGACATTTACATGTTCATGGTTCTTATGCAGGGTTCCAATTACAGATAGGAAGCTTAACATGGGAACTTGGCAGGtatttaaaagttaaaaacaataattttaCTTTTCCCAGTTTTCTAATTGTAAATTGCTTGGATCTCTCAACCTTGTAATCATGGTTTATACAATGAACAAAGAGTGCACCACGAGAGTAATAAAAACGAATGAAGAGTATGCACTGGGCGGAGCATTATTTGGTGAACTCGCCCTATCCTCAATAGTGAAGTCCTTGTAGAGATTTTTCCACCGCTTGGTATCAAGGGTGAAGGAGAAGATGCTTTTTGCATGTATTTGCCACTTGCAACGATGCATGCAGTGTCTTAGATCCCTCTTGGGCTCGTATATCTTAAAGGCGCCCTTGACCCATTTGCCATCTGGCCTTTTCCACTGCATGTAGCAATAGAAGAGGGTCGTGTCCCACAGATTGTCATTGAATGTAAAGTTGTCTGCTCCGCTAGGTGGAATTACATGACTGCCCAAGTCGTCATTCTTGGACTTGCGGTGAAGTTCGACATCAGCTTTTGGTAATACTCTGTTCTCTACGTCAATAtggatttttctgaaaatggTTGCAGAAACAGAATGGCAGCCCAAGACAAGCATAGCAAAAATAATGGATATAGTCCTTGCATCCATTAGAGTCTCCCTCCTAGTTTCGTTTGACTATTTGAACGTAtaccataaacaaataaaaacaaacgtaaaccacaaaaaataaattcaagcaTTTTTCTAAGAACAAAAACACCTTAATTCAAGGGTAATTTATTCACGAATTGTTCTCTAAAAACAAGACCTAATTCATCGCTGTCAAATGAAATGAGATATTTCGAAAAATAACCAATTTTAGAGGTTGGAAATAAATTTTAGCCAAACTTTCTAACATCTTATACTTTTAACTAAAAACTCaagtaaaaaatcataattacCCTTAATAGTACTACCTCTGTATCCTgtcttctctttgtctctcctTTCTCACAAGCTTGATTTCAATCTTTTGGATTTGCTTATTTGAATTGATTGTTGGAAACAAATTGTAAAAGATTCGAGATTTTTTTAGTGCTTAACCACAAGAATGGCTtggattttaaaatttgaacacTTGTTAGTAACCCAGTTCGACCCAGCAGCAACTGTTTCGATCGATGCAGAAAACACATTGAAACCGAAAACCATAGTGCGTAaaacaggagagagagagagagagagagagagagagagagagagagagagagagagagagaaagagagatgagagagatagAGGTAACATGAAAGGGACCGACAGAGAGAAAGAAGCATTACCCGGAGAGAGGGGAGGAAATGGCCGAAGAAACAATCGGAGTGGGCGACTGATGATGGTGATTCCCAGACGAAGGCTTCAAAGGCGAAGCCAAGAGGGAGgtaggaggagaagaagaagagagtgaCACTATGTGAGTGAGTAGACTGAGAAGAGAAAGTAGTCGTGAATGCCATTTTTTATGAGTTCAATTCAATTGCCGGAAATGGCAATCACAAAGCCacccatcctttttttttttttgctgttaaTAGCAAAAAAAACAGCGCGCTTCTTAACACACTGACATTACATTACACTTACCCTATTGCCCGCGTTGGCAACATTTGCCGCGTTGAATAAATTAGCATTTAAGGTTAAAACATCCAAAGGAAATTGCCATGAGGTCCTTCCCTCTTATATGAGCCAATATTGCACCATCTGCAATATCTGATGCTCTCTACAATCCTTTAAttacttgaaaaaaaataaggggTTTTGAACATTAGTACttacaaaagattaaaattaaaattaaaaaatctggtgctagattacatattcaatttaatcccttaaagtgtacttttatcaaaatttatattcaatttttgttattcaatgtgtatttttatttaatctctccacattacattttaattttattaatatgcacatatttagttctttaattataaatgaacataaatgagaaaatattaaaagaaatttttgatacaaaatatataaatacatgatTGTTCTACgccgaaatatatatataattgacttTTTTGTGCCCACATGATTGTACTGAAAAATATTATAATGAActtaaatgtatgtaccgaaatgtattatattgaattaatgtacctaaatatcaataccgaaatgtatgtaccaaaatgtacgtaccgaaatgtatgtaccaaaatatatgtacagaaatgtatgtaccaaaatatacgtaccgaaatgtatgtaccgaaatatacGTACCAAAATGTACGTACCAAAatatatgtaccgaaatgtacgtaccgaaatgtattatattgaattaatgcaCCCAAATAtcaataccgaaatgtatgtaccaaaatgtacgtactgaaatgtatgtaccaaaatatatGTACAGAAATATACGTACCAAAATAtacgtaccgaaatgtatgtaacGAAATATACGTACCAAAATGtacgtaccaaaatgtatgtaccgaaatgtatgtaccgaaatgtattatattgaattaatgcaCCCAAATGTCAACACCGAAATGtacgtaccaaaatgtatgtaccgaaatatagtatgttgaattaatgtacctgaAAGTCAATACTCAAATGAGAAGTATTAGGTTTGAATCTcatggatgacgaattcgataccaaatttgatacaaaatatataaatacatgatTGTGCTATGccgaaatatatataattgacttTTCTGTACCTAcattgtaccgaaatatattataataaacCTAAATGTAGGtatcgaaatgtattatattgaattaatatatataattgacttTTCTGTGTCCTGTTAccatagaaataaataaataagttagCTTCTAATACAGTGCATATTAATATTAAAAGGAGTTGGAATTAGTATAATTTGAACAAGGTTGTAGCGCACCTGAAGATTAATGAGATAAAATATGTCAATGCGGGGACAACCGATTACAAGCAAACAGTAAACTGGACTGGCAAGAATTTGGCACCAAAGGACAAGGAAGCCTGGGCTAAAGGCCTGTTCACGAAAAGGAAAACAGTTATACTATAATTCTTATACAAAACTAAATccgtgtttaaaaaaaaaacttaatctgTTTCTCCCCTGTGTAATTACTTACTTGAATACAGTTGTGCTCCCCACTATTAGCGGGATTGACACACCAATGGTCCATCGGGTTTGTTCATACGCATATTGGGTCTTCATGTACTCGAGCAAGTAATTACACAGTGGAGAAACagattaagttttttttaacaCAGATTTAGTTTTGTATAAGAATTATAGTATAACTATTTTCCTTTTCGTGAACATGCCTTTAGCCTAGGCTTCCTTGTCCTTTGGTGCCAAATTCTTGCCAGTCCAGTTTACTGTTTGCTTGCAATCGGTTGTCCCCGCATTAGCATATTTTATCTCATTAATCTTCAGGTGCGCTACAACCTTGTTCAAATTATACTAAGTCCAACTCCTTTTAATATTAATATGCACCGTATTAGAAGctaacttatttatttatttctatggTAACAGGACACAGTCGATCTCTATTCGCAAGAAGAGCGACCAACCAAGACTAGAGGCTCTAATAATTACTTTTGGTGGGGCGTTCTTGATTGGAAAATATAATGGCCCGACCAATGCAGCTCATCAAGTTCTTTACGAGAAGTGGACCTGGCCATTGTGTCTTCTAGTCGCTTCAGTATTGTGCTTGGTTTGCCACAATGTACTCATGGTAAGAATGTTATAGTTTTAGATCATAAAGttgattaataatttttaaaatggtTTTGGTCTATTTGTTTATCAATGGCTGTTAAGCATGTTCTAGTGGTGGAAAGTATTTAATTCTTCTTAtaactctgtttttttttttaggaaaacatTATGGAGAAGTATGACATTGAGGCTTTATGGCTTGCAACCATAGTACAGTTTTCAACTATGATCCCCAGCCTTGTTATTGCCCTGGCCACCACTCATGGACGAGCCTATAAGTGGGTTATGGGTTGGGACTTCAACACGTTTTGCTGGGTATTCGCGGTGAGTTTTGTAAACTAATAACATCTATAATATTATGTAAGTTATGTTAGTTTACAATGTGTAATTTTTTTACCTTTCTCTTGTAGGGCATTTGTGCTGGTCTAGGGCAGTATTTGGGGACCACTTTGACAAAGAAGACGATTGCTACATTTGTGTCGTCATTTACCCCAATATCCATGATTTTAGTTATTGGGCTATCAGCTATGATCGTCCATGATCGCATAAAAAAACCGAGGTAAAATCTGAAAACTTAATTCTAATTGACATTAATTGAGTTATTTGTAAAGTTAATTGATAACAAAGTGCATCGTTGAATTTTCAGTATTGGGGGTGTCATAATGATCGTGATAAGGCTTTGCATTTTTCATTGGCGAGAATATCGATCAACATCTAAGGAGGGGGCTCAAGCTGAGAAGGAGCGTTTGAGGTGGAGGCTCAATCTACGGAGGAGGTTCAAGCTATGAAGCAGGTTTGAGCTGTGGAGGAGGTTAGAGCTGATGATGTAGTTGCAGTTACAGTTAtcgtttcttttatttttatattttcttatttttaatctaattatttgtttttgttgtttgttcATACAGGAGGGACCTTATGCATGTGCAGAAAGATGAGCATTCTGTATGAACTGCTCACTTCCACCATAACCCAAACCTCTGAAAACCCAAACCCATGAATAAAGGCATGACCAGTAAACTGCTAAAGCCGCCACAGAACCCACAACCCAAGACGCACTCCACGTCCCACGAAGACGAATTTCTTGattgcaatatagttggtgccTGTTGGAAATTTGATTGAGAAATATAAGACAGCGAAGCATCTATCCTACTGCAAAATAGGGTTAGATTGCTTGTATCCTTTTGCAGTCCTTATGCTTTCAAGGCACCATTTATGGTCAGTGAATATGAATGTCATTTGCATGTCTAGATTCAGCAGCTACTCAAGGACTTACACATTTAAAGCTTTGATGCTCCTTCACTTCACTATGAGAACATTTCTGCCATGGCATCAGCAACCAATCATGTATTGCACTCCAACTTTGTAAATTGCTTGGATCTCTCAACCTTGTAATCATGGTTTATACAACgggtttttgaacattagtcattgcaaaagattaaaattaaaaaaaaaaaaaaaccttgtgctaaattacatattcaatttaatcccttaaagtgtacttttataaaaaattatatccaatttttgttatttaatgtgtatttttatttaatctctccacattacattttaattttattaatatgcatatatttagttctttaattataaatgaacataaatgagaaaatattaaaagaaatttttgatacaaaatatataaatacatgatTGTTCTATgccgaaatatatatataattgacttTTTTGTGCCCACATGATTGTACTGAAAaatattataatgaacctaaatgtatgtactgaaatgtattatattgaattaatgtacctaaatatcaataccgaaatgtatgtaccaaaatgtacgtaccgaaatgtatgtaccaaaatatatgtacagaaatgtatgtaccaaaatatacgtaccgaaatgtatgtaccgaaatatacGTACCAAAATGTACGTACCAAAatatatgtaccgaaatgtacgtaccgaaatgtattatattgaattaatacACCCAAATGTCAACACCGAAATGtacgtaccaaaatgtatgtaccgaaatatagtatgttgaattaatgtacctgaAAGTCAATACTCAAATGAGAAGTATTAGGTTTGAATCTcatggatgacgaattcgataccaaatttgatacaaaatatataaatacatgatTGTGCTATGccgaaatatatataattgacttTTCTGTACCTAcattgtaccgaaatatattataataaacctaaatgtatgtatcgaaatatattatattgaattaatatacctaaatatcaataccaaaatgtatgtaccgaaatgtacgTACCGAAATGTACGTACCGAAATTTACGTACCAAAATATACGTACCGAAATAtacgtaccgaaatgtatgtaccgaaatatagGTACCGAAATGTACGTACCGAAAtatatgtacctaaatatatgtaccgaaatgtacgtaccaaaatgtatgtactgaaatatacgtaccgaaatgtattatattaaattaatgtacctaaatgtcaataccgaaatgtatgtaccaaaatgtacataccaaaatgtatgtaccgaaatatagtatattgaattaatgtacctgaAAGTCAATACTTAAATGAGAGGTATTAGGTTTGAATCTcatggatgacgaattcgataccaaattaagttgtctattgtgtgacttagccaaactgacacaccccgatcctagaatcaaggcatgttggccgtcacgtgagcgtgacgtagccaCAAGCGCGACACGGAAGTTAGAGATATgagaaatatgaaggaatttaaaGCAACCACTAGCACTGATATCATACTAGCATAATAGAGTGAGTTATAAGATAAAACAAACGAATTTAGAGCGTAGAtgctaggtgcagtcaagtaggactataattaaaagtacaacacccgcaagtgagtcctacatgcagaacgtctgtcagaacgccgaaaaGTACCttgtgagccaccaactgctaactagaacttagaggggcgcaaaacaaagttgagtgggtcagtaaaatcaaagatttttacaaaacatttcatttaaaacatttctaacccctcactgtaaaacctgtatactttcccagaaaataacataatagcataatatttACTCAAATTGCTCAAAGCATCAATTTTATCAAAAACCAGTAATTATGCCAGCAATAATGTCAATGATTAAAAATATGGATGCATTAATATGACAGGTGATATAATGAaataaccggagaccctacagtggtcTTGTACGGCTAATTCTAACTCAATATTCCccccagccggagtcaccacagtgacctatacggccctactctgcacgtcactcggaactacttaaggtagtctgtacgatggaaaggtgtaagaatacgctctagtgcttatATCATCAATCATCGGCGCGCATAAACTATGGTCACCCATTAGTCAGAATCACCTCTAgcgatctatacgactagcatgtcggaaccctcacatggtctgtacgacattcacctacttggatccaaggcgagcgtgcggtgcggtgaataatataagcattaacaccaagggtgcaggttatgagctttcaatgcaa
Encoded proteins:
- the LOC103436747 gene encoding WAT1-related protein At1g44800-like codes for the protein MYYIELMHPNVNTEMTQSISIRKKSDQPRLEALIITFGGAFLIGKYNGPTNAAHQVLYEKWTWPLCLLVASVLCLVCHNVLMENIMEKYDIEALWLATIVQFSTMIPSLVIALATTHGRAYKWVMGWDFNTFCWVFAGICAGLGQYLGTTLTKKTIATFVSSFTPISMILVIGLSAMIVHDRIKKPSIGGVIMIVIRLCIFHWREYRSTSKEGAQAEKERLRWRLNLRRRRDLMHVQKDEHSV